A portion of the Tachysurus fulvidraco isolate hzauxx_2018 chromosome 8, HZAU_PFXX_2.0, whole genome shotgun sequence genome contains these proteins:
- the adprm gene encoding manganese-dependent ADP-ribose/CDP-alcohol diphosphatase isoform X1, protein MEKIEAQMDKIEAQMEKIEAPLFTFGVIADIQYADLKDGYNYRRTRKRYYRNSLQLLRNAIRSWNEEDVKPSFILQLGDIIDGFNSKNGASDKALKTVMDEFRSCSAQVHHVWGNHEFYNFSRSDLFSSDLNSEVKVDEEIDDRMDLVYAYHFSPAPNFRFVVLDAYDLSIIGREESCEKYSQSLDIIKSHNPNEELNQPAGIYPLDERFVKFNGGFSQGQVDWLDRVLTSADEKGEKVTVVSHVPVHPLSTSSICLAWNFDDVLSLLQSHKSVVCFMAGHDHDGGYCIDTAGIHHLTLEGVIETPPGGDAFCTVCVYEDKMILRGKGRIKNRKLWYR, encoded by the exons ATGGAGAAGATCGAGGCTCAGATGGACAAGATCGAGGCTCAGATGGAGAAGATCGAGGCTCCTTTGTTCACCTTCGGCGTGATTGCTGATATTCAGTACGCAGATTTAAAGGACGGTTATAATTATCGCAGAACCCGGAAGCGTTATTACAGAAACAGTCTACAACTGTTGAGAAATGCCATCAGGAGCTGGAATGAAGAGGATGTGAAGCCCAGCTTCATCCTGCAGCTTGGAGACATCATTGACGGCTTCAACAGCAAGAATGGTGCATCAGATAAAGCCCTGAAAACAGTGATGGATGAATTCAGGAGCTGCTCTGCTCAGGTCCATCATGTGTGGGGCAACCATGAGTTCTACAACTTCTCCAGGAGTGACCTGTTCTCCTCTGATCTTAACAGTGAGGTCAAGGTGGATGAGGAGATAGATGATAGGATGGATTTGGTCTACGCTTACCACTTCAGCCCAGCTCCCAACTTCAGATTTGTGGTCCTGGACGCTTACGATCTGAGTATCATTGGCCGAGAGGAATCGTGTGAGAAGTACAGTCAGTCGTTGGACATCATAAAGTCACACAATCCTAATGAGGAACTAAATCAGCCTGCAG GCATATATCCTTTGGATGAAAGGTTTGTGAAGTTCAACGGAGGATTCAGTCAAGGTCAGGTCGACTGGCTGGATAGAGTGTTGACCAGTGCTGATGAGAAAGGAGAAAAGGTCACGGTTGTGA GTCATGTTCCTGTTCATCCCTTGTCCACTTCCTCCATATGTCTGGCATGGAACTTTGATGACGTCCTTTCTCTTCTGCAGTCTCACAAGAGCGTGGTGTGTTTCATGGCTGGACACGACCACGATGGAGGTTATTGCATAGATACAGCCGGTATTCATCACCTCACGCTGGAAGGCGTTATTGAGACACCACCAGGCGGTGATGCATTCtgcactgtttgtgtgtatgaggacAAGATGATCCTCAGAGGTAAAGGGAGAATTAAGAACAGGAAGCTTTGGTATCGATGA
- the adprm gene encoding manganese-dependent ADP-ribose/CDP-alcohol diphosphatase isoform X2 has translation MEKIEAQMDKIEAQMEKIEAPLFTFGVIADIQYADLKDGYNYRRTRKRYYRNSLQLLRNAIRSWNEEDVKPSFILQLGDIIDGFNSKNGASDKALKTVMDEFRSCSAQVHHVWGNHEFYNFSRSDLFSSDLNSEVKVDEEIDDRMDLVYAYHFSPAPNFRFVVLDAYDLSIIGREESCEKYSQSLDIIKSHNPNEELNQPAGIYPLDERFVKFNGGFSQGQVDWLDRVLTSADEKGEKVTVVSHVPVHPLSTSSICLAWNFDDVLSLLQSHKSVVCFMAGHDHDGGYCIDTAGIHHLTLEGVIETPPGGDAFCTVCVYEDKMILRGPLKPIPGNP, from the exons ATGGAGAAGATCGAGGCTCAGATGGACAAGATCGAGGCTCAGATGGAGAAGATCGAGGCTCCTTTGTTCACCTTCGGCGTGATTGCTGATATTCAGTACGCAGATTTAAAGGACGGTTATAATTATCGCAGAACCCGGAAGCGTTATTACAGAAACAGTCTACAACTGTTGAGAAATGCCATCAGGAGCTGGAATGAAGAGGATGTGAAGCCCAGCTTCATCCTGCAGCTTGGAGACATCATTGACGGCTTCAACAGCAAGAATGGTGCATCAGATAAAGCCCTGAAAACAGTGATGGATGAATTCAGGAGCTGCTCTGCTCAGGTCCATCATGTGTGGGGCAACCATGAGTTCTACAACTTCTCCAGGAGTGACCTGTTCTCCTCTGATCTTAACAGTGAGGTCAAGGTGGATGAGGAGATAGATGATAGGATGGATTTGGTCTACGCTTACCACTTCAGCCCAGCTCCCAACTTCAGATTTGTGGTCCTGGACGCTTACGATCTGAGTATCATTGGCCGAGAGGAATCGTGTGAGAAGTACAGTCAGTCGTTGGACATCATAAAGTCACACAATCCTAATGAGGAACTAAATCAGCCTGCAG GCATATATCCTTTGGATGAAAGGTTTGTGAAGTTCAACGGAGGATTCAGTCAAGGTCAGGTCGACTGGCTGGATAGAGTGTTGACCAGTGCTGATGAGAAAGGAGAAAAGGTCACGGTTGTGA GTCATGTTCCTGTTCATCCCTTGTCCACTTCCTCCATATGTCTGGCATGGAACTTTGATGACGTCCTTTCTCTTCTGCAGTCTCACAAGAGCGTGGTGTGTTTCATGGCTGGACACGACCACGATGGAGGTTATTGCATAGATACAGCCGGTATTCATCACCTCACGCTGGAAGGCGTTATTGAGACACCACCAGGCGGTGATGCATTCtgcactgtttgtgtgtatgaggacAAGATGATCCTCAGAG ggccACTGAAGCCTATCCCAGGGAATCCTTAG